Proteins encoded by one window of Mangrovibacterium diazotrophicum:
- the pgmB gene encoding beta-phosphoglucomutase, with product MKKIAACLFDLDGVLVDTARYHFLAWKKLAEELGIEFTLEHNELLKGVSRMDSLDIILNLGKLELPQEKKNELAEQKNSDYLNYIMQMGEDEILPGVKEFLTGLRQRKIGVALGSASKNAQLILERLKIGDLFDAVIDGTKVSKAKPDPEVFLKGAEALQVEPAACLVFEDAIAGVEAARNGGMRCVGIGDRKTLAMADLVIPGFDGVEPESLFQQINLTMTK from the coding sequence ATGAAAAAAATAGCTGCTTGCTTGTTCGACCTGGACGGAGTTCTGGTCGATACGGCCCGTTATCACTTTTTAGCCTGGAAAAAACTGGCTGAAGAGTTGGGTATCGAATTCACCCTGGAGCACAACGAACTGCTGAAAGGCGTAAGTCGAATGGATTCGCTCGATATCATCCTGAATTTAGGAAAGCTTGAACTGCCGCAGGAAAAGAAAAATGAACTGGCGGAACAAAAAAATAGCGACTATCTGAATTACATCATGCAGATGGGCGAAGACGAAATTTTGCCTGGAGTGAAAGAGTTTTTGACCGGGTTGAGGCAGAGAAAGATTGGTGTAGCCCTTGGCTCTGCCAGTAAAAATGCGCAATTAATCCTGGAACGTTTGAAGATTGGGGATTTGTTCGATGCGGTTATCGACGGAACAAAAGTCAGCAAAGCCAAACCCGATCCCGAGGTTTTTCTGAAAGGAGCGGAAGCTTTACAGGTTGAACCGGCAGCTTGCCTGGTTTTCGAGGATGCGATAGCCGGGGTGGAAGCAGCCCGTAACGGTGGCATGCGATGCGTCGGAATTGGTGACCGAAAAACGCTAGCCATGGCCGATTTGGTTATTCCCGGCTTTGACGGGGTTGAACCTGAAAGCCTTTTTCAACAAATTAATTTAACGAT
- a CDS encoding MFS transporter: MKIKPALRFWQIWNVSFGFLGIQIGFALQSANVSRILSNLGADLHSLSFFWLAAPVMGLIVQPIVGAASDRTWNRFGRRGSYILGGAFIAAVAMWLMPNSAALVSVIPALVFGALMFALMDGSFNITMQPFRALVADMVPDNQRTLGYSVQSFLINTGAVVGSVLPYFLTNILKVSNTAAEGEVPPSVIWSFYIGGAILLLSVIWTVFKTKEYPPKEYCAQNGIDFDEWTAYGKQKKSLGEKLTNFWHLFTQMPKVMAQLALVQFFSWFALYIMWVYTTPAVAQHAFGTPIGDATSELYQEAGNWVGVLFGAYSLFAALFSVVMTRIAGTFGRKTTYGVALLLGGVGYISMYFFNSPNLLILSMVGVGIAWAAILAMPYSILSESLPADKMGVYMGIFNFTIAGPQIISGFVGGFILKSLFANEAIYMMIVCGVSMLLGALAVTSIKTPREKRQ, translated from the coding sequence ATGAAGATTAAACCTGCTCTTCGTTTTTGGCAAATCTGGAATGTCAGTTTTGGTTTCCTGGGAATTCAAATCGGTTTCGCATTACAGAGTGCCAATGTCAGTCGGATACTTTCAAACCTGGGTGCTGATTTGCACTCCCTTTCCTTTTTTTGGTTAGCAGCTCCGGTGATGGGCTTAATTGTCCAGCCGATTGTTGGTGCGGCAAGCGACCGAACCTGGAACCGTTTTGGCCGTCGTGGCTCGTACATCTTAGGAGGCGCATTTATTGCCGCTGTTGCCATGTGGCTCATGCCCAACTCGGCAGCTTTGGTGTCAGTTATCCCGGCTCTGGTTTTTGGAGCCTTGATGTTCGCCCTGATGGATGGCTCGTTCAACATTACCATGCAGCCTTTTCGGGCTTTGGTGGCCGACATGGTTCCCGATAACCAGCGCACGCTGGGGTACTCGGTGCAGAGCTTCCTGATTAACACAGGGGCAGTTGTTGGTTCTGTATTGCCTTATTTTCTGACCAATATTTTGAAAGTAAGTAACACGGCTGCCGAAGGCGAGGTTCCTCCCTCTGTAATTTGGTCATTCTACATTGGCGGTGCTATTTTGTTGCTATCGGTTATTTGGACGGTGTTTAAAACCAAAGAATATCCACCTAAAGAATACTGCGCACAAAACGGGATCGACTTCGACGAATGGACGGCGTACGGGAAACAAAAAAAATCGCTGGGCGAAAAGCTGACCAACTTTTGGCATTTGTTCACTCAAATGCCGAAAGTGATGGCTCAGTTGGCGCTTGTACAGTTCTTTTCCTGGTTTGCACTCTACATTATGTGGGTTTACACAACCCCTGCGGTGGCGCAACATGCCTTTGGAACACCCATAGGTGATGCCACATCGGAGTTGTACCAGGAAGCCGGAAACTGGGTCGGCGTTTTGTTTGGCGCCTACAGTTTGTTTGCGGCGTTGTTTTCGGTTGTAATGACCCGCATTGCCGGGACTTTCGGTCGGAAAACCACATACGGCGTTGCCCTTTTGCTTGGAGGAGTAGGTTATATTTCCATGTACTTTTTCAATTCACCCAATTTGTTGATTCTGTCGATGGTTGGCGTTGGTATTGCCTGGGCGGCAATCCTGGCCATGCCGTACTCGATTCTTTCCGAATCGCTGCCGGCCGATAAGATGGGTGTTTACATGGGCATCTTCAATTTTACCATTGCAGGTCCGCAAATTATCTCGGGCTTTGTAGGCGGTTTCATCCTGAAAAGTCTCTTTGCTAACGAAGCGATTTACATGATGATTGTCTGCGGCGTTTCCATGCTGTTAGGCGCTTTGGCTGTCACCTCGATCAAAACACCTCGAGAAAAAAGACAATGA
- a CDS encoding LacI family DNA-binding transcriptional regulator, whose product MKNNPITIKDIARILGISASTVSRALKDHPDISVETKKAVNELAAQLKYQPNAIALSLKQSRSNTIGVIIPEIVHHFFSSVISGIEDVAYKAGYTVMICQSNEKYDREVANTNMLLAHRVDGVLVSVAKEATNFDHLRMMKEKGIPLVFFDRIVPGLESDQVVIDDEEAAYKATKHLIDNGRKRIVHFSGPSHLQISTNRKDGYLRAVREAGLTEDPALIIEADNFEKAVVAVRHMVDNKNLPDGIFATNDLTAVGAMQGLQKLGVKIPEQIAIVGFSDGRLSGITNPPLTSVDQHGYEMGSLATEILLQRILSSDENYTPVTRVLQGNLVVRESSK is encoded by the coding sequence ATGAAAAACAATCCGATCACCATTAAAGATATTGCCCGCATATTGGGTATTTCCGCATCAACCGTTTCGCGTGCATTGAAGGACCATCCGGATATCAGTGTTGAGACTAAGAAAGCGGTTAACGAGCTGGCGGCGCAATTGAAGTACCAGCCCAATGCCATTGCGTTGAGTTTGAAGCAAAGCCGAAGCAATACGATCGGGGTTATTATCCCGGAGATTGTACATCATTTCTTCTCATCTGTTATTAGTGGTATCGAAGATGTTGCCTATAAAGCGGGTTATACGGTTATGATATGTCAGTCGAATGAGAAGTACGACCGGGAAGTGGCCAATACGAATATGTTGCTGGCTCACCGGGTTGATGGTGTTCTGGTTTCGGTAGCCAAAGAAGCGACAAATTTCGATCACCTGCGAATGATGAAAGAAAAGGGAATTCCGCTCGTTTTTTTCGATCGGATTGTTCCGGGGCTGGAGTCTGACCAGGTGGTAATTGATGATGAAGAAGCCGCATACAAAGCGACGAAGCATTTGATTGATAATGGTCGAAAGCGAATCGTGCATTTTTCGGGACCGAGTCATTTACAAATTAGTACGAATCGTAAAGACGGTTACCTGCGAGCAGTACGGGAAGCGGGATTGACCGAGGATCCTGCATTGATTATTGAGGCTGATAATTTTGAAAAGGCTGTTGTTGCTGTCAGACATATGGTCGACAATAAGAATTTACCGGATGGTATTTTTGCTACCAATGATTTGACTGCTGTGGGTGCGATGCAAGGACTGCAGAAGTTAGGTGTTAAAATTCCGGAGCAAATTGCAATTGTAGGTTTTAGCGATGGACGCCTGTCGGGGATTACCAATCCTCCATTGACTTCAGTCGATCAACACGGCTATGAAATGGGGAGTCTGGCCACCGAGATTTTGCTGCAGCGAATACTCAGCTCCGACGAAAATTACACACCAGTTACCCGTGTTTTGCAAGGGAATTTGGTTGTTCGAGAGTCGTCGAAATAA
- a CDS encoding SusC/RagA family TonB-linked outer membrane protein, which translates to MKIIRKNLNVLLMALGLLLSNVAWSQVVSISGKVTDSATGEPLPGVTVLVQGTTIGTITNFDGEYVLSVEKGSTVQYTYIGYKMTELVVGEETTINVSLAVDTEQLEEVVIIGYGQVKKDDATGSVVAIKSDDFNQGSSSSPQDLIVGKIAGVNITSEGGAPGSSTQIRIRGGSSMSASNDPLIIVDGMPLDNRTISGMSNILNSINPADIETFTVLKDASATAIYGSRASNGVILITTKKGTKGQDLRLNFDSKFSVSEVKETISVLNADEFRDLVNARAVDHSSVNPDLMGSANTDWQDQIFQTAIGQDYNLGLSGSAATIPFRASVGYTNQDGILKTSNLERYTGSLNVTPDFLENHLKLSLGVKAMKINNRFADKGAIGNALRFDPTQPVKDDDPKYDRYGGYYTWLMSDGTRNVNGTRNPVAQLMQRADESDVSRVIADFQANYKVHFLPELNVTVKGGIDYSNSDGTIVTDTLAAWTQASSVGVNRVYTQEKNNKLFNFILNYQKELDGIDSRIDAMAGYEWQHFHITSSAVEWDRDDNKIEDSKDATENYLVSFFGRLNYTFKDRYLLTATVRQDGSSRFHKDNRWGTFPSFAFAWRMSEEGFMQNIKQLTNLKLRLGYGVTGQQELNSGDYPYLGTYRLSDNRTQYQFGDQYYTLIRPNGYDESLEWEETTTYNAGLDFGFFDNRLNGSIEVYKRKTEKLLNTIPVPAGTNFTDRLLTNVGDLENNGLEFSLSGIVISKQDMNWELGFNLAYNKNEVTRLTNYDDPDYRGVEVGGISGVGVGNYIQINAVGHSLNTFYVYQQVYDTDGKPIEGLYVDRNNDGQITLDDKYYYKDPAPTVSMGFSSKFNYKNWDFGFSGRISLGNYVYNNVIVGARYQELTVNEYLTNMPSEIKFSQFETAQQYSDYFVKDASFLRMDNISLGYTFKKIIHDKVNLRLYSTVQNVFVITDYDGLDPEIPSGIDNDVYPRPRIFTFGLSANF; encoded by the coding sequence ATGAAGATTATTCGCAAAAACTTAAACGTCCTTCTAATGGCTTTGGGACTCTTACTGAGCAATGTTGCGTGGTCCCAGGTTGTTAGTATTTCCGGAAAGGTTACCGACTCTGCAACCGGTGAACCACTTCCCGGAGTTACAGTCTTGGTACAGGGAACAACAATTGGAACTATTACCAATTTCGACGGTGAGTACGTTCTTAGTGTAGAGAAGGGCTCCACCGTTCAATACACCTATATTGGTTACAAGATGACTGAACTGGTCGTTGGAGAAGAAACGACTATTAACGTATCACTCGCTGTTGATACCGAACAACTGGAAGAAGTTGTGATCATCGGTTACGGCCAGGTTAAAAAGGATGACGCTACCGGATCGGTTGTGGCGATTAAGTCTGATGATTTTAACCAAGGCTCGAGCAGTTCGCCACAGGATTTGATCGTCGGTAAAATTGCCGGTGTAAATATTACCAGTGAAGGTGGCGCTCCCGGATCAAGCACTCAAATTCGTATTCGTGGAGGTTCATCCATGTCGGCCAGCAACGATCCATTGATTATTGTTGACGGTATGCCACTGGACAACCGTACAATCAGCGGGATGAGCAACATTCTTAACTCTATTAACCCGGCGGACATCGAAACCTTCACGGTTTTGAAAGACGCTTCGGCGACAGCGATCTACGGATCCCGTGCATCGAACGGGGTTATCCTGATTACAACTAAAAAAGGAACAAAAGGACAAGATCTGCGCCTGAACTTCGACTCGAAATTCTCGGTTAGCGAGGTGAAGGAAACCATCAGTGTTTTGAATGCTGACGAGTTCCGCGATTTGGTAAATGCCCGCGCCGTTGATCATTCTTCAGTAAACCCTGATTTGATGGGCTCAGCCAATACCGACTGGCAAGACCAAATCTTCCAAACTGCGATTGGACAAGATTACAACCTGGGGCTTTCAGGTTCAGCAGCTACAATCCCATTCCGTGCATCAGTTGGCTACACCAACCAGGATGGTATCCTGAAAACATCGAACCTGGAACGTTACACCGGATCGTTAAATGTTACTCCGGACTTCCTGGAAAACCACTTGAAACTTAGTTTAGGCGTGAAAGCGATGAAAATTAACAACCGTTTTGCCGACAAAGGCGCGATTGGTAACGCCCTACGCTTCGACCCGACACAGCCGGTGAAAGATGACGACCCAAAGTACGATCGCTACGGTGGCTACTACACCTGGTTGATGTCTGACGGAACACGTAACGTGAACGGAACACGCAACCCGGTTGCCCAATTAATGCAACGCGCTGACGAATCTGATGTATCACGTGTTATTGCCGATTTCCAGGCAAACTACAAGGTTCACTTCCTGCCTGAATTGAATGTGACTGTAAAAGGTGGCATTGACTATTCAAACAGCGATGGAACAATCGTGACGGACACACTGGCCGCTTGGACGCAAGCTTCATCAGTTGGCGTAAACCGCGTGTATACTCAGGAGAAGAACAACAAGCTGTTCAACTTCATTTTGAACTATCAAAAAGAACTGGACGGAATTGACAGCCGTATCGATGCGATGGCCGGTTACGAGTGGCAACACTTCCACATCACCAGCAGTGCTGTTGAATGGGATCGCGATGACAATAAAATTGAAGATTCGAAAGACGCTACCGAAAACTACCTGGTTTCGTTCTTCGGTCGTTTGAACTATACTTTCAAAGATCGCTACTTGTTAACAGCAACAGTTCGTCAGGACGGCTCTTCCCGTTTCCACAAAGACAATCGCTGGGGTACGTTCCCGTCATTTGCTTTTGCCTGGAGAATGAGCGAAGAAGGATTCATGCAGAACATCAAGCAGCTTACCAACCTGAAACTTCGTTTGGGATACGGTGTAACCGGTCAGCAAGAACTGAACTCGGGTGACTATCCATACCTGGGAACTTACCGCCTGAGTGACAATCGTACACAATATCAATTCGGGGATCAGTATTACACGCTGATCAGACCGAACGGATACGACGAGAGCCTGGAGTGGGAAGAAACAACCACCTACAACGCCGGTTTGGACTTCGGATTCTTCGACAACCGCTTGAACGGATCGATTGAAGTTTACAAACGGAAAACGGAAAAGCTGTTGAACACCATCCCGGTTCCTGCAGGAACAAACTTCACCGACCGCTTGCTGACTAACGTTGGTGACCTGGAAAACAACGGTTTGGAATTCTCATTAAGCGGTATAGTTATCAGCAAACAGGACATGAACTGGGAGCTTGGGTTCAACCTGGCTTACAACAAGAACGAAGTTACCCGCCTGACAAACTACGACGATCCTGATTACAGAGGCGTTGAAGTAGGTGGAATCAGCGGTGTTGGTGTTGGAAACTATATCCAGATTAATGCTGTGGGCCATTCGTTGAATACATTCTATGTGTACCAACAGGTTTACGATACTGATGGTAAGCCAATTGAAGGCTTGTATGTTGACCGCAACAACGATGGTCAGATTACCCTGGACGACAAATATTATTACAAAGATCCGGCTCCAACCGTGTCAATGGGTTTCTCGTCTAAATTCAACTACAAAAACTGGGACTTCGGTTTCAGCGGAAGAATTTCCTTGGGCAACTATGTGTACAATAACGTAATTGTAGGTGCCCGCTACCAGGAGCTGACCGTGAACGAATACCTGACTAATATGCCTTCAGAAATCAAATTCTCGCAATTTGAAACGGCACAACAGTATTCAGACTATTTTGTAAAAGATGCTTCTTTCCTGCGCATGGATAATATTTCATTGGGTTACACCTTCAAGAAAATTATTCACGACAAAGTCAACCTAAGACTGTACTCTACCGTGCAAAACGTATTTGTGATTACTGACTATGATGGTCTGGATCCGGAAATACCGAGTGGAATCGATAATGATGTGTATCCACGTCCAAGAATATTCACCTTCGGTCTTAGTGCTAATTTTTAA
- a CDS encoding RagB/SusD family nutrient uptake outer membrane protein: MKSLYIKRLRDILLLGILFAQAACVNDLNTTPIDEDIQTEEKVLTDDLSYKELLAKCYAGFILGGQTAVDGEPDISSINGSFSSYLRLLWNHQELPTDEAICAWNDGNLRDLHDMDWNSSNEFVTAMYYRITLEIAYCNNLIKLTTDQSEYAEYRNEARMLRAISYWHMLDMFGTGPFVTEEDRIGSFFFPEQATAEQLYNYIESELLELETLLPDPRTNEYGRVDKAAAWMLLSKLYLNSEVYINTQKYTECITYTKKIIGAGYSLEPTYANLFLADNDLRTNEIIFPIISDGDSVQTWGGMTFIIHSSVGGDMPASESGIDGGWGGNRTTKAFVEMFDDPSGTTDSRAMFFSEGQNYEIEDIFQFRDGYAIRKYRNVTSGGATGSNLSFPDTDFPMFRYADALLMYAEAVLRGGSGGDAATALGYVNDIRERAYGDDSGDISSSDLTLDFLLDERARELFWECHRRTDLVRYGKLTGSSYLWPWKGATKDGASTDDRFNVFPIPASDINANPNLSQIKTGY; the protein is encoded by the coding sequence ATGAAATCATTATATATCAAAAGACTTAGAGACATTTTGCTGTTGGGCATCCTATTCGCTCAGGCAGCATGCGTCAACGATCTGAACACCACGCCGATCGACGAGGACATTCAGACTGAAGAGAAGGTTCTGACGGACGACCTGTCGTACAAAGAACTATTAGCCAAATGCTACGCCGGCTTCATCTTAGGCGGACAAACAGCCGTTGACGGGGAACCTGACATCAGCAGTATCAACGGTAGTTTTTCATCGTACCTGCGTTTGTTATGGAATCACCAGGAGTTACCAACTGACGAAGCAATTTGTGCCTGGAACGACGGTAACCTGCGCGACCTGCATGATATGGACTGGAACTCATCAAACGAGTTCGTAACAGCTATGTATTACCGGATTACCCTGGAAATTGCATACTGTAACAACCTGATCAAATTAACAACCGACCAAAGTGAGTATGCTGAATACCGCAACGAAGCACGCATGCTTCGTGCCATCAGCTACTGGCACATGCTGGACATGTTTGGCACCGGACCGTTTGTAACAGAAGAAGACCGTATCGGATCATTCTTCTTCCCCGAACAGGCAACTGCTGAGCAGCTTTACAATTACATCGAATCAGAACTTCTGGAGCTGGAAACGCTTTTGCCGGACCCCAGAACCAATGAATACGGTCGTGTAGACAAGGCTGCTGCGTGGATGCTGCTTTCAAAACTTTATTTGAATTCAGAAGTCTACATCAACACCCAGAAATATACCGAGTGTATTACTTACACCAAGAAAATCATCGGAGCAGGCTACTCACTTGAACCAACCTATGCCAACCTGTTTTTGGCTGATAACGACTTGCGTACCAATGAAATTATCTTCCCGATTATTTCCGACGGAGACAGCGTTCAAACCTGGGGTGGTATGACCTTTATCATTCACTCATCAGTTGGTGGTGATATGCCGGCAAGCGAATCAGGTATCGATGGTGGTTGGGGTGGTAACCGCACAACCAAAGCTTTTGTTGAGATGTTCGACGATCCAAGCGGTACAACCGACAGTAGAGCAATGTTCTTCTCCGAAGGTCAGAACTACGAAATTGAAGACATCTTCCAATTCCGCGATGGTTACGCCATTCGTAAATACCGCAACGTTACTTCGGGCGGTGCAACCGGAAGCAACCTGTCGTTCCCGGATACCGACTTCCCGATGTTCCGTTATGCTGATGCGCTGTTAATGTACGCTGAAGCCGTTCTTCGTGGTGGTTCCGGTGGCGATGCTGCCACAGCTCTTGGTTATGTCAACGACATTCGGGAAAGAGCCTATGGTGATGACTCTGGCGACATCAGCTCAAGCGATTTGACACTGGACTTCCTTCTGGATGAAAGAGCCCGCGAACTTTTCTGGGAATGTCATCGTCGTACCGACTTGGTTCGATATGGAAAGCTAACGGGTAGCAGTTATCTGTGGCCTTGGAAAGGAGCGACAAAAGATGGTGCATCAACTGATGATCGTTTCAATGTGTTCCCAATTCCGGCTTCCGACATCAACGCCAACCCGAATTTAAGTCAAATTAAAACCGGTTATTAA
- a CDS encoding SusE domain-containing protein — MRKLIHLFIIALAVGLLSSCEDTDLVTIDTTTSSAPELSQIPSIELSMDNADDALAFSWTAADYDIALAVTYQLQIAASGTDFAEPYNLYSGTGLSTSVTVSTLNTAILNKLALDPETETSIDFRVVSTVSTAVDNLTSSTQSATVTPYATEFPPIYMIGAATGGWDTSLAVEVPSSSPSVYTAVWKFIQNEAFRFFAQQDWSPTSYNYPYFSAGSVSSLLEDAMDGDNNFKFVGETGYYRVTVNLKTLTVEMESVAEPIMYMTGAGIGGWDQPGTGASIKMTFVKENVWKATATFVSGEAWRFFAQADWSPTSYNYPYFADGTVAAMFENAGDGDSNFKNKSAGTYVITLDLNELSVTVAAP, encoded by the coding sequence ATGAGAAAACTCATTCATCTATTTATAATTGCACTGGCTGTCGGTTTACTCAGTTCTTGTGAGGACACAGACCTGGTGACCATCGACACCACAACCTCAAGCGCACCGGAACTGTCTCAAATTCCGTCCATCGAACTCTCAATGGACAATGCGGATGATGCGCTTGCATTCAGCTGGACAGCTGCAGACTATGACATCGCCCTGGCGGTAACCTACCAATTGCAGATTGCTGCATCGGGAACAGATTTTGCCGAGCCTTACAACCTCTACAGCGGAACAGGATTAAGTACCTCTGTGACGGTATCAACACTCAACACAGCCATCTTAAACAAGTTGGCGCTGGATCCGGAAACCGAAACATCAATCGACTTCCGCGTCGTTTCAACTGTTAGCACTGCTGTTGACAATTTGACTAGTTCAACACAATCGGCAACTGTTACACCATATGCAACCGAGTTCCCTCCGATCTATATGATTGGAGCAGCTACCGGTGGCTGGGATACATCCTTAGCTGTTGAAGTGCCAAGTTCATCACCAAGTGTTTACACTGCTGTTTGGAAATTCATCCAAAACGAAGCATTCCGTTTCTTCGCCCAACAGGACTGGAGCCCAACGAGCTACAACTATCCGTATTTCTCCGCTGGTTCTGTTAGCAGCCTGCTGGAAGATGCAATGGACGGCGACAACAACTTCAAGTTTGTGGGTGAAACCGGATACTACCGGGTGACCGTAAATTTGAAAACACTGACCGTTGAAATGGAATCGGTTGCTGAACCGATTATGTATATGACCGGAGCTGGAATCGGCGGCTGGGATCAACCCGGAACTGGCGCTTCTATTAAAATGACCTTCGTCAAAGAAAACGTATGGAAAGCAACTGCAACTTTTGTTTCAGGCGAAGCATGGCGCTTCTTTGCACAAGCCGACTGGAGCCCAACAAGCTATAACTACCCGTACTTTGCTGACGGCACTGTAGCTGCCATGTTTGAAAACGCGGGTGATGGCGACAGTAACTTCAAAAACAAATCGGCCGGCACTTACGTGATCACGCTCGATTTAAATGAGTTGTCTGTTACGGTAGCGGCACCATAA